The proteins below come from a single Dermacentor albipictus isolate Rhodes 1998 colony chromosome 7, USDA_Dalb.pri_finalv2, whole genome shotgun sequence genomic window:
- the LOC139048050 gene encoding uncharacterized protein, which yields MAAADSNITARPQVQCTSSVQKHKSTQWENVNYEDHCYAQLPNIALHKTSFVEKLSADDILFYTAISQTDFNNLVKAVSTLAKKASILSRAHRLMMCLMRLRLGLLYRHLGRIFQMSVSAVGNNICYMFQVLCKVMKWVVNWLPREDIKDSMPASFTESGYGSTTCILDCTEVMLQRPKKLMARAQTFSSYKAHNIIKFLVAIAPNGHIMFVSKAYGGRASDKLITRESGIGDYFMRGDEVMADRGFSLDNELLVQGVRLNTPAFTKGIF from the coding sequence gttCAAAAACACAAGTCAACACAGTGGGAGAATGTGAACTATGAGGACCACTGTTATGCGCAACTTCCCAATATTGCGCTACACAAAACTTCATTTGTAGAGAAGCTTTCTGCGGATGACATTTTGTTTTATACGGCCATCTCGCAAACAGATTTCAACAACCTTGTGAAAGCAGTGTCGACATTGGCCAAAAAAgcaagcatattgtcacgtgctcACCGGCTAATGATGTGCCTTATGAGGCTTCGTCTTGGTCTTCTGTACAGACATTTAGGAAGAATTTTCCAGATGTCAGTTTCTGCTGTGGGGAACAACATTTGCTACATGTTTCAAGTGCTGTGCAAGGTAATGAAGTGGGTTGTCAACTGGTTGCCAAGAGAAGACATCAAGGACAGCATGCCAGCGTCCTTCACGGAGAGTGGATATGGTTCCACAACGTGCATTCTTGATTGCACTGAAGTTATGTTGCAGCGCCCAAAGAAGCTAATGGCCAGGGCACAGACGTTTAGTAGCTACAAGGCACACAACATTATAAAGTTCCTCGTGGCTATTGCCCCTAACGGGCACATCATGTTTGTATCTAAGGCATATGGTGGACGTGCTTCGGACAAGCTCATCACAAGGGAGAGTGGCATAGGAGATTACTTCATGAGAGGTGATGAAGTAATGGCGGACAGGGGTTTTTCCCTTGACAACGAGCTACTTGTGCAAGGTGTCCGGCTAAACACGCCAGCCTTCACGAAAGGTATTTTTTGA